One genomic segment of Bacteroidales bacterium includes these proteins:
- a CDS encoding archaeosortase/exosortase family protein, producing MKSTSNLKQLVQTFIRRYRLDVFKDVALFILITLVIHYTYRYWANTLEYWPLKEAIFNLEGKMAETVYYPSAWFVGNVLQIEITAVDQNKTMYFANEGYIAVNRSCSGFKQILQFVLLMLLFPGSWKRKLWFIPLGVIAVYFTNLFRIIGLSVVIVVLPEYWDFSHDYLFRPFFYVVIFMLWVWWVEKLAKPKTEKAIAG from the coding sequence CGATACCGCCTTGATGTGTTCAAAGATGTTGCATTATTTATCCTTATTACCCTCGTAATTCACTACACCTATCGATATTGGGCCAACACGCTCGAATACTGGCCGTTAAAGGAAGCTATTTTTAACCTTGAGGGGAAGATGGCAGAAACGGTCTATTATCCCAGTGCGTGGTTTGTTGGGAACGTGCTTCAGATTGAAATTACCGCAGTTGATCAGAATAAAACCATGTACTTTGCAAACGAAGGTTATATTGCCGTGAACAGGAGTTGCTCGGGGTTTAAACAGATCCTGCAGTTTGTGCTGTTGATGCTTCTTTTCCCGGGATCCTGGAAGCGGAAGCTTTGGTTTATTCCGTTGGGTGTAATCGCGGTATATTTCACCAATTTATTCAGGATCATCGGTTTGTCCGTTGTTATTGTTGTACTTCCGGAATACTGGGACTTTAGCCACGATTATCTTTTCAGACCATTCTTTTATGTGGTCATTTTTATGTTGTGGGTATGGTGGGTTGAAAAACTGGCGAAACCCAAAACCGAGAAGGCAATTGCGGGATAA